AACATTAAACGATAATAAATTAATTTAGTCTTTTATTTAGCAATGAATACCGACTTTTGTGTTTATCtaaatttatatttttagtaaaatattttttttaaatatatcttttattttatcaCAGTTATCTGTATTCATAAAGCAAATAATACCAAAAATACGAAAGGGTGTCATTTGCTCTATCAAATGACACGGTTAGTAAAGTGTATCCAAAAGGGGCGTGGCTATTGGccatttttctagtagtgcttGACCAATAATCGTTGCTAAAGTGATTTCCACAAAAATTTTACTTTTAATTCAACTTTACAAATTAGAAAAAACAAATTAGTATAATAAGATTGTAATATTAGCATCATACTCAAAAATTAATTGTCAATGAATGTAGATAGAAACTCGATCAATTTCTTGTAAACCCTAAACCAAGAATGTCTTATttttccaatgtaaatgtgggGTTCacacttttaagttttaaccgaaacatgataacatctaGTCACGATCAAAATAATCCGTTTTTGATTTTACCAACTTTTTTTGAAATTAATGTAGAGAACCTTGAGGTGATTTTAAATCACGTACAAAGTTCCTTGGATGCAACAGTTTCAAAGTGAGCACGGAGTGAAGCAAGTAGCTTATCACTTGGAGGTAGACATCCCTTAATAACAGCATGGCTGACAAACTCATCACTCCATTCACAAAGCTTGGGAAGTTTCTCTTTGGTTAACAGCTCTACTCCCGCAACTTGTTGAAAAGCTTTGAGCCAGCAGCTTATGACACTAGCGACAATATCCACCAGTCCAATAGTCTCTCCCCCAAAGAACTTGTTGTCTTTGAGCTCATTTTCGAGTAGTTTTAGAAGCTCGCATGCTTCTTCCACAGCCTTCTCACGGTCTACACTcctcaagcaagcttcctctaTCGCAGGCAGGCACTAAATACACAAAATTCACTGAcaatttgagaattaattaactaagTTATGATCGACAGTGTACAATATTAAATGATGCCATATACCAGTTAAGGAGAGAGTATATACATAACAATCCTTAAAGGCTTGTTTGGCATAGGGAGCGCTtttgttagaacttagaagcTAGCATATGACATTTTTCTACAAACTACAGAATTACACTCGGAAGTGGTTCCTTGTGAAGCATCCAGGAACTGCGTGACATGTACTTTTTCATGAAGCACTTTTAACTATTTCTACTAAACAAGTTAACATTTCTAAAAGCACTGTCGAACAAACGAGTCCCCAAATGCAAAGCATTGTATTTTATTACCTTTTCATCAAGGAACCTAGCCCAGAAGCGTGCATGTGATCTTTGACAAGGGTCTTTAGGCAATATGGGGAATCCTTCTTTCCAGGTCTCGTCAATGTATTCAAGAATGACAAGGGACTCTACAATAGGTTTTTCGTTGTGGACGAGCACAGGAATCTTCTTGTGAACTGGGTTGTATTTGAGAAGCAGATGGCTCTTGTTGGTCAGATCCTCTTCATAGTATTTGAAGTCGACACCTTTGAGCTTCAGAGCTATTTCCACTCTGCGGCTAAAAGGGCTTCTCCAAGTGCCAAACAGCTTCACTGCTTCTTCCTCAGCCATACTGCTAATTAGTATTCCTAGAGCTAATACTAATTTGTGTTGTATATATAGTTGTTCCCTTCTAAATTTCTCACTAATGTGAGGGAACAAATTTTCTGCCCACCCTCGCGAATTTATTTCTGTAGTACTACAGAATCACCTACCGCCACAACCGACACAAACAAACACAGAATAATTAACGAATATCCATCATACGTAGATGTATTTTAATGAGGGTGGCCGGCTGTGTACGTCTACTAGGTAAGACAATAAATACTACAAAACTCAGTTGCTAATTGTTAATCTTTAAGTACTTATCGATCCGTTAATTCATGAAAGCTAGAGAGCAAGTGCCACTAGCTAGCCTTGCCAGTTGAGTCGTTCACATTTAATTTCTATAATATCACTAGTCAAGACCATATATATCACTTATTATATAACCACTCGTAATAAGATAGcaacttttattaaaatgacATCTTAACAAAGGTGCGTAGATAAGTACATTCAGAAGGAGTTTTTGGTGACTGTTCTTAGTGCGTTTCTCAGCATCTTGTTGTGTAGATCGGTAAATTTTGCCGGATTTGAGGTTTTGGGTGACCGTTGAGCAGCATATCGGCCTTGGTTCTTGTCGACTGCCTTGGTGGTGGGCAAAGGTTGAGCCCAGTGGTGATGGGTTGGAAGTATTTGCCACCGGAGACTGCGGGGGGGATGCGTCGGCAGGAGGTGCAGAGTCATCGTCCTCTTGCTAGTTTTGCCTTTGCCTGGGCCTTTGGGCTTGATCTCAGGTTTGGGCTGTTAGGGTCTGTAGTTTTTTAATTTGCTATTTAGTTTTAGTCTATGCTAGTTTTAAGTGTCTCTGGGAGCTTTTGTAGAAGTACTTGATTTTATCTTATCATAATGGTGTGCTCGGCGTATGAAGTTAGGTAGAATAGATTGACTACGGGGCAAGGTAGTTTGTTAGCATAGATTACTCTGAGCTACAATAGAGTAGTTTTTTTTGTACTATTCTTTGCCCATGATTCAGAGTCATATAATAATATAATTGATATgtattattttatatatataaaaaaagatGTGTAGATAAGTACATTACATACATACCACATCAAGATAACAATACATAAAGATATAATATTGCAGAGACTCGCTTAACAATAGCAATgtagaaatttaaatttaagttCTCTTCATCAAGTATCTCTGTGAAAGAATCACTCAAAACCCTTTTGACAATTTAATCATCATTATAGCTAGAAAGCTATTATTCTCTAATGACAATTAAACGATCAAATGAATTGACATCGTACTGAAACTATACAAAGATAATTTGAAGGAAACTAAACACAATAAacgtttaatttttatttttaaaataccAATGCATATGGAGCTGTCCTCCAATGTGatcctattttttttcttaattaaaaGAAGCATAACCTtgactttaatttatttatatacAATCCATATTCATTCGATCTGATATTACTTCATGATCCATGAGATGCTTATGAGGGGCATCTATGAACCATTTACTTAGAAGTAGTACCGCTTCCATAGTGAGAATGGAACCAAGTGAGAAGCTTGTCTTTAGGAGGCAGACATTCCTTAACAGCATGATGGCAGACAAAGTTCTCACTCCATTCGCATAGCTTGGGAAATTTCTTTATGGTTAACAGCTCCACTCCCACAACTTCTTGAAGAACTTTAAGCCAATGGCTTATGAAGTTGGCAACAATGTCCACCAGTCCAATACAATCTCCTCCAAAGTACTTCTTATGCTTGAGCTCATTTTCAAGTAGTTGTAGAAGCTCACATGCTTCTTCCACGGCATTGTCACGCTCCTCAGCCATACTCGCGAGAGCTTTCTTTAGCGCAGGAAGACACTAAATACACAAACAATATAGCAATTGTCAAACAATCTAGTATATCATGTCGTCGAAATATTTATCGATCTTTACGTTAAATTCACTATCTTCCAATGTAAAAATCAGATATAGGGCAAGGCAACATTATGTTTAGGAAAGAAAATGGATCGAGAATTAATACTAATACCTTTTCATCGATGAACCTAGCCCAGAAGCGTGCCTTGGCCTTTTCACAAGGATCTTTAGGCAGTATGTCATAGCCCTTCCACGTCTCGTCGATGTACTCGAGAATGACATGGGACTCTGAAATTACTTTCTCACCATGAACAAGCACAGGGATCTTCTTGTGAACCGGGTTGTACTTGAGGAGCGAAGGGCTCTTATTGGTCAGGTCTTCTTCATAGTACTTGTGTTGGACACCTTTGAGTTTCAGAGCTATTTCAACCCTGCGACTATACGGGCTCCTCCAAGTTCCATACAGCTTCACGTCCTCCCCAGCCATATTTGATAACAGTAGTAATTAGTCTCGAACTACTCTTTGCTTATGTGGTTAATTGGCTTTGTCCTTCATGCACGGGTTGTTTgagctctatatatagaggtgaGAGGACGAAGTTTTCTTGGGCTGTAAGCTTGCTCAatagtcaacaatcattctatAATGTGCAGTTGGTGGAGTTTGAGTAACTTCTCTTACAATCGTATCCATAGTTTACAATATCCATTACAAGTTCTGAATTCATATATAGTTGCGTAACCCTGAACAGAAAATTTGAGGAACACTGAAGGTTTTATCTGTGGAACAATCAGCTTCCAACTTGTACATACTTTGCATATATTCTATATATACCCTGAGGTAACATGTATGAGATATTTAACtaaaagggcaatgatatagggcctcaatgaggcctaagatttgtggcctcaaattctaggtgtcatgccatgtaagtaaataaaaatttattttcaattccatataataaatctggccacatcatactatttcaacaccaactttacccttttacatttccttttagatgttaggaggTGAataaattacattaatgaatttaattaggtgaaaaaaaaatatcagctattaattatatattaatttaagggatatgtctacagattctttgatcaatatttttcttcatttaattaaattttttcttcccaaatggcattaatatattgaattatgtgtcaagaaatagacgttaacttttctttccaaatattgattaatttcatccacaaaaatatagcattagtaaattgaatttgggaaatacttatgtctaaattaagaggtaagaaaaaattacacgttagcaaccattaattaacatctacaatctaaatataagggaaagacaaacaaaaaataataaattcagatctaacttttaaaccctagctacataaagagaaaacaatgaacaaaagaaaaaaaatacaattatatgaatatgtatttttcacattatattttcaaaatttgcaggaacccaacaaaggttgaattcatatacatgtgttatacaaatctgttaatcgaatgtacgtgcaaatctattgactaaatttcatgaaattttttctactcttgattgaagaaaaaaaaactgttatttaaatctaagcatgagtgtaatgaaaaagaaatgaaagaaagccaaaataatttttgaggtagaaaaccaaaataatttagagtcattagattttggaatgataagatgatatttttctcaagaattacgtggcatgatttgacaaatagattatttgtgtagatgacatggcatgacacctaaaattgagaccacaaatcttaggcctcattgaggccacaaatcattttccttaacTAAAATGAGAGAGGCCAAGTGGGAATACGAAACAAGTTTGGAATGAGTCGTTAGCTTTTTAGTGGGATAATCCGTCtgtttaaaagaaaagaaaacaagagaccGCGTAAAACCCCATCAAAACTTATCTGTAGTTCTTGTTCAATCGAGAAGCAAGTTCGACTAGCTAGTAGCTAGCTAGACTTCGCCATTGAGTGGACCTTGACATGTTACTTGGATTCTATATTTGGATTTTGCATATTA
Above is a genomic segment from Rosa chinensis cultivar Old Blush chromosome 3, RchiOBHm-V2, whole genome shotgun sequence containing:
- the LOC112193753 gene encoding probable glutathione S-transferase, coding for MAEEEAVKLFGTWRSPFSRRVEIALKLKGVDFKYYEEDLTNKSHLLLKYNPVHKKIPVLVHNEKPIVESLVILEYIDETWKEGFPILPKDPCQRSHARFWARFLDEKCLPAIEEACLRSVDREKAVEEACELLKLLENELKDNKFFGGETIGLVDIVASVISCWLKAFQQVAGVELLTKEKLPKLCEWSDEFVSHAVIKGCLPPSDKLLASLRAHFETVASKELCT
- the LOC112193362 gene encoding probable glutathione S-transferase; amino-acid sequence: MAGEDVKLYGTWRSPYSRRVEIALKLKGVQHKYYEEDLTNKSPSLLKYNPVHKKIPVLVHGEKVISESHVILEYIDETWKGYDILPKDPCEKAKARFWARFIDEKCLPALKKALASMAEERDNAVEEACELLQLLENELKHKKYFGGDCIGLVDIVANFISHWLKVLQEVVGVELLTIKKFPKLCEWSENFVCHHAVKECLPPKDKLLTWFHSHYGSGTTSK